A genome region from Nocardioides cynanchi includes the following:
- a CDS encoding flavin-containing monooxygenase, whose amino-acid sequence MSHVDVLIIGAGLSGIGAAAHLTRELPGTSYAVLEARAVSGGTWDLFRYPGIRSDSDMYTMGYRFKPWLDQESLAPGPRILDYVRETAREYDVERHIRYDHRVVRASWSSQDARWTVEAERDGATVTFTAGFLWSCRGYYDYERGHEPEFAGAADFAGPIVHPQHWPDDLEWEGKRVVVIGSGATAVTLVPTLARDAAHVTMLQRSPSYVMSLARRDPVALRIRRWLPDRLAHRVVRWKNITTTAAFYRLSRARPALVRRLVRKQNLAQLPEGYDVDTHFTPAYDPWDQRMCFVPDGDLFKAVRRGTAEVVTSTIERFDESGVVLTGGRHLDADLIVTATGLRLSPFGDIALEVDGAPVDPSAEMTYRALMLTGVPNFVFTVGYTNASWTLKVDLVAEFCCRLLAHLSEHGYRSVVAVRDPSVTPLPFMDFTSGYVLRALDQLPRQGDREPWRLRQSYLHDRRTIRHAGLDDGVLAFR is encoded by the coding sequence GTGAGCCACGTCGACGTCCTGATCATCGGCGCCGGCCTGTCCGGCATCGGTGCGGCGGCGCACCTGACCCGCGAGCTGCCCGGCACGTCGTACGCCGTGCTGGAGGCGCGGGCGGTCAGCGGCGGCACCTGGGACCTGTTCCGCTACCCCGGCATCCGCTCGGACTCCGACATGTACACGATGGGCTACCGCTTCAAGCCCTGGCTCGACCAGGAGTCGCTGGCGCCCGGGCCGCGGATCCTCGACTACGTCCGCGAGACCGCACGCGAGTACGACGTCGAGCGGCACATCCGCTACGACCACCGGGTGGTCCGGGCGTCGTGGAGCAGCCAGGACGCCCGCTGGACGGTCGAGGCCGAGCGCGACGGCGCGACCGTCACCTTCACCGCCGGCTTCCTGTGGAGCTGCCGCGGCTACTACGACTACGAGCGCGGCCACGAGCCGGAGTTCGCCGGCGCCGCGGACTTCGCCGGCCCGATCGTGCACCCGCAGCACTGGCCCGACGACCTCGAGTGGGAGGGCAAGCGGGTCGTCGTGATCGGCAGCGGGGCGACGGCGGTGACCCTGGTGCCGACCCTGGCCCGCGACGCGGCCCACGTGACCATGCTCCAGCGCTCACCGTCGTACGTGATGAGTCTGGCCCGCCGCGACCCGGTCGCCCTGCGGATCCGGCGCTGGCTGCCCGACCGGCTCGCCCACCGGGTGGTCCGCTGGAAGAACATCACCACCACCGCGGCGTTCTACCGGCTGTCGCGGGCCCGGCCGGCGCTGGTGAGGCGGCTGGTCCGCAAGCAGAACCTCGCCCAGCTCCCTGAGGGGTACGACGTCGACACCCACTTCACGCCGGCCTACGACCCGTGGGACCAGCGGATGTGCTTCGTCCCGGACGGCGACCTCTTCAAGGCGGTACGGCGCGGCACCGCTGAGGTCGTCACCTCGACCATCGAGCGGTTCGACGAGTCCGGGGTCGTGCTGACCGGTGGCCGGCACCTCGACGCGGACCTGATCGTCACCGCTACCGGGCTGCGGCTCTCGCCGTTCGGCGACATCGCGCTCGAGGTCGACGGTGCCCCCGTCGACCCGTCGGCGGAGATGACCTACCGCGCCCTGATGCTGACCGGGGTCCCGAACTTCGTCTTCACCGTCGGCTACACCAACGCGTCGTGGACCCTCAAGGTCGACCTGGTGGCGGAGTTCTGCTGCCGGCTGCTGGCCCACCTGTCCGAGCACGGCTACCGCAGCGTCGTCGCCGTGCGCGACCCGTCGGTCACGCCGCTGCCGTTCATGGACTTCACCTCGGGCTACGTGCTGCGCGCCCTCGACCAGCTCCCGCGCCAGGGTGACCGCGAGCCCTGGCGGCTGCGGCAGAGCTACCTGCACGACCGCCGCACGATCCGGCACGCCGGCCTCGACGACGGGGTGCTCGCCTTCCGGTGA
- a CDS encoding CsbD family protein encodes MGLDDKAGNEATDLKGKAKESAGKVTGNESMENEGKADQGEAKVKKAGEHVKDAASDAKDAITGH; translated from the coding sequence ATGGGTCTCGACGACAAGGCCGGCAACGAAGCCACCGATCTCAAGGGCAAGGCCAAGGAGTCCGCGGGCAAGGTCACGGGCAACGAGAGCATGGAGAACGAAGGCAAGGCGGACCAGGGCGAGGCCAAGGTCAAGAAGGCCGGCGAGCACGTCAAGGACGCCGCCAGCGACGCCAAGGACGCCATCACCGGCCACTGA
- a CDS encoding CPBP family intramembrane glutamic endopeptidase has product MIDGVRRAVRQTLWEKVPRDHRESDRNLRRRQLVTAGFVVLGAVLLALSLRIKPGSDLFYPATLGLAAVWTVGAFTSGPLHLGRTLRGEEAGPRPVAMPVVYGALLAGLFVVGGLVVRQIPWLDAQVRHVLDHAQHGSAPLLIVITALNGIAEELFFRGALYAATPRHPVIVTTVAYTAATLATGNVMLAFAAMLLGLLVGLERRATGGIQAPIITHVLWSVSMLFVLPALF; this is encoded by the coding sequence GTGATCGACGGCGTACGGCGAGCTGTGCGCCAGACCCTGTGGGAGAAGGTCCCGCGCGACCACCGGGAGTCGGACCGCAACCTGCGGCGCCGCCAGCTGGTCACCGCCGGGTTCGTGGTCCTCGGAGCCGTGCTCCTGGCGCTGTCGCTCCGGATCAAGCCCGGCAGCGACCTGTTCTACCCCGCCACCCTCGGCCTGGCCGCGGTCTGGACGGTCGGTGCCTTCACCTCCGGCCCGCTCCACCTCGGCCGCACCCTGCGCGGCGAGGAGGCCGGGCCGAGGCCGGTCGCGATGCCAGTGGTGTACGGCGCCCTGCTGGCGGGGCTGTTCGTGGTCGGCGGCCTCGTGGTCCGCCAGATCCCCTGGCTCGACGCCCAGGTCCGCCACGTGCTCGACCACGCCCAGCACGGGTCGGCCCCGCTGCTGATCGTGATCACCGCGCTGAACGGGATCGCCGAGGAGCTGTTCTTCCGGGGCGCGCTCTACGCCGCCACCCCGCGCCACCCGGTGATCGTCACGACCGTCGCCTACACTGCCGCCACCCTGGCCACCGGCAACGTGATGCTGGCGTTCGCCGCGATGCTGCTGGGGCTGCTGGTCGGGCTCGAGCGCCGTGCGACGGGCGGCATCCAGGCCCCGATCATCACCCATGTGCTGTGGTCGGTCTCGATGCTCTTCGTGCTGCCCGCCCTCTTCTGA
- a CDS encoding class I SAM-dependent methyltransferase, with protein MSSAAAFDENQRAWADYTATPWARIRYAVVRKTLAATLAGLGPGPARILDVGGGDALDSLPLAASGHDVTVLDPSQQMLSSARDRAAAAGVRVRLLEGGIELLPELEPFDVVLCHFVLQYRDDLAEDLARLVAVTRPGGVLSVIAPNPASAVVTRLLRDGPAAALAELGRDTVHTVTFDRDVRKLSFAAVEEQLSSLGCPVVGRYGGRIANDLLTDDDQKLDPAFYADLERLELALCDQEPFWRTGAFWQLVARTPQTGSTASARRTASA; from the coding sequence GTGTCCTCCGCAGCCGCCTTCGACGAAAACCAGCGCGCCTGGGCGGACTACACCGCCACGCCCTGGGCCCGGATCCGCTATGCCGTCGTCCGCAAGACCCTCGCCGCGACGCTGGCCGGGCTCGGGCCCGGGCCTGCCCGGATCCTGGACGTCGGGGGTGGCGACGCTCTGGACTCCTTGCCGCTCGCGGCGTCGGGTCACGACGTGACGGTGCTGGACCCGTCGCAGCAGATGCTGTCGAGCGCGCGCGACCGGGCCGCGGCCGCCGGCGTACGAGTGCGGCTCCTGGAGGGCGGGATCGAGCTGCTCCCCGAGCTGGAGCCCTTCGACGTGGTCCTGTGCCACTTCGTGCTGCAGTACCGCGACGACCTCGCCGAGGACCTCGCCCGACTGGTGGCCGTCACCCGACCGGGAGGCGTGCTCTCGGTGATCGCCCCGAACCCCGCGAGTGCGGTGGTCACCCGCCTCCTGCGGGACGGTCCCGCGGCAGCGCTCGCCGAGCTGGGCCGCGACACGGTGCACACCGTGACGTTCGACCGCGACGTCCGCAAGCTGTCGTTCGCGGCCGTCGAGGAGCAGCTGTCGTCCTTGGGCTGCCCGGTCGTGGGGAGGTACGGCGGCCGGATCGCCAACGACCTGCTGACCGACGACGACCAGAAGCTCGACCCCGCGTTCTACGCGGACCTGGAGAGGCTGGAGCTGGCGCTGTGCGACCAGGAGCCCTTCTGGAGGACCGGTGCCTTCTGGCAGCTGGTGGCCCGAACCCCTCAGACCGGGTCGACGGCGAGCGCCCGCCGGACGGCCTCGGCGTAG
- a CDS encoding NAD(P)H-binding protein, producing MAADSRILVTGATGFIGRRLTRALVDQGYDVRAMTRRPEGYDGPGTPVGADVHQPETLPDAVKGIDVAFYLVHSLDDNDFEKTDAAAARAFGSAAAEAGVRQIIYMGGLGADDEKLSPHLRSRREVESLLGEAGVPVTVLRAAIVVGAGGVSWELTRQLVKNLPAMVVPKWVDTMTQPVALDDVVRYLVGVVDQPEAMGRVFEIGGPEQLTYQQMLQVAAELANGRRVRILRVPVLTPRLSSYWLALVTDIDVTTGRNLIDSMVTEVIVTDNSIRDIVPGEPIPYAEAVRRALAVDPV from the coding sequence ATGGCAGCCGACAGCAGGATCCTGGTGACCGGCGCGACCGGGTTCATCGGTCGACGGCTCACTCGGGCCCTGGTCGACCAGGGGTACGACGTCCGCGCGATGACGCGGCGCCCCGAGGGGTACGACGGCCCGGGAACGCCGGTCGGGGCCGACGTCCACCAGCCCGAGACGCTGCCCGATGCGGTGAAGGGCATCGACGTCGCGTTCTACCTCGTCCACTCGCTCGACGACAACGACTTCGAGAAGACCGACGCGGCCGCCGCGCGTGCGTTCGGCAGCGCGGCGGCCGAGGCCGGCGTGCGGCAGATCATCTACATGGGCGGCCTCGGCGCCGACGACGAGAAGCTCTCGCCGCACCTGCGCTCGCGCCGCGAGGTGGAGTCCCTCCTGGGCGAGGCCGGGGTCCCGGTGACGGTGCTGCGGGCCGCGATCGTGGTCGGCGCGGGTGGGGTGTCGTGGGAGCTGACCCGCCAGCTGGTGAAGAACCTCCCGGCGATGGTGGTCCCGAAGTGGGTCGACACCATGACCCAGCCGGTCGCGCTCGACGACGTGGTCCGCTACCTGGTCGGCGTCGTGGACCAGCCCGAGGCCATGGGTCGGGTCTTCGAGATCGGTGGCCCCGAGCAGCTCACCTACCAGCAGATGCTGCAGGTGGCCGCGGAGCTGGCCAACGGCCGCCGGGTGCGGATCCTCCGCGTGCCGGTGCTCACGCCGCGTCTCTCGTCGTACTGGCTGGCGCTGGTCACCGACATCGACGTCACCACCGGCCGCAACCTGATCGACTCGATGGTCACCGAGGTGATCGTCACCGACAACTCGATCCGCGACATCGTCCCGGGTGAGCCGATCCCCTACGCCGAGGCCGTCCGGCGGGCGCTCGCCGTCGACCCGGTCTGA
- a CDS encoding MerR family transcriptional regulator codes for MVVKEDGGDVGPVTLLTLETLTERVGMSVRNIRFYTSKGLVPPPLRRGRSGYYTSDHVARLQLVQELQGHGFTLSAIEKYVAGIPADASPEDIALHRTMLAPWMADSREELSHAEIERRAGRDVSTDDLETLQALGVLEPCGGGRYQVSISQLGVGLGLLDLGYPIEAARAAHEVYTAHGRAIAEELYELFRTEVWPVYKEQGVSPERIQEVVERLKPLSINSLVRAYEAGMDETRRANIARRTR; via the coding sequence ATGGTCGTCAAGGAGGACGGCGGGGATGTGGGACCCGTCACGCTGCTCACCCTCGAGACGCTGACCGAGCGCGTGGGCATGAGTGTGCGCAACATCCGCTTCTACACGAGCAAGGGTCTGGTCCCCCCGCCGCTGCGGCGCGGCCGCAGCGGCTACTACACCTCCGACCACGTGGCCCGGCTCCAGCTGGTGCAGGAGCTCCAGGGGCACGGCTTCACGCTGTCGGCGATCGAGAAGTACGTCGCCGGGATCCCCGCCGACGCCAGCCCGGAGGACATCGCGCTGCACCGGACGATGCTCGCGCCGTGGATGGCCGACTCGCGTGAGGAGCTCTCCCACGCCGAGATCGAGCGACGGGCCGGGCGTGACGTCAGCACCGACGACCTGGAGACCCTGCAGGCGCTGGGCGTGCTGGAGCCGTGCGGTGGCGGTCGCTACCAGGTCTCGATCTCCCAGCTCGGCGTCGGGCTCGGCCTGCTCGACCTCGGCTACCCGATCGAGGCCGCGCGGGCGGCGCACGAGGTCTACACCGCCCACGGCCGGGCCATCGCCGAGGAGCTCTACGAGCTGTTCCGGACCGAGGTGTGGCCGGTCTACAAGGAGCAGGGCGTCTCACCCGAGCGGATCCAGGAGGTCGTCGAGCGGCTCAAGCCGCTGTCCATCAACTCCCTGGTCCGGGCCTACGAGGCGGGCATGGACGAGACCCGCCGGGCCAACATCGCCCGAAGGACGCGCTGA
- a CDS encoding acetyl-CoA C-acetyltransferase, with product MAPGPQQAFVYDHLRTPRGKGKAVGGLHEVKPVDLIVGLLDEIQVRNPSLDVNRVDDVVLGVVSPIGEQGGDIAKTAALAAGYPETVAGVQLNRFCASGLEAVNQAAARVRSGFEDLILAGGVESMSRVPMGSDGGAWAMDPATALTTGFVPQGIGADLIATLEGWNRQDVDAYAAESHHRAAKAWANGYFSEAVVPVKDVNGVTVFDHDELIRPDTSVEGLAGLKPSFEGMGRDAGFDDVALEKYHWVERIDHVHHAGNSSGIVDGAALVAIGTEQIGQELGLTPRARIVMTAVSGADPTIMLTGPAPAARKALAKAGLEVGDIDLWEMNEAFAAVAMRFIKDMGITSEVTNVNGGAIAMGHPLGATGAMLLGTLVDELHRRDLRRGLATLCIGGGMGIATIVEVV from the coding sequence ATGGCTCCAGGACCCCAGCAGGCATTCGTCTACGACCACCTCCGTACGCCGCGCGGCAAGGGCAAGGCGGTCGGCGGGCTGCACGAGGTCAAGCCGGTCGACCTGATCGTCGGCCTGCTCGACGAGATCCAGGTTCGCAACCCGTCGCTCGACGTGAACCGCGTCGACGACGTGGTCCTCGGCGTGGTCTCGCCGATCGGCGAGCAGGGCGGTGACATCGCCAAGACCGCCGCGCTCGCGGCCGGCTACCCCGAGACCGTGGCCGGCGTCCAGCTCAACCGCTTCTGCGCCTCCGGTCTCGAGGCCGTCAACCAGGCCGCCGCCCGCGTGCGCAGCGGCTTCGAGGACCTGATCCTGGCCGGCGGCGTCGAGTCGATGAGCCGGGTCCCGATGGGCTCCGACGGCGGCGCCTGGGCGATGGACCCGGCCACCGCGCTGACCACCGGCTTCGTGCCGCAGGGCATCGGCGCGGACCTGATCGCGACCCTCGAGGGCTGGAACCGCCAGGACGTCGACGCCTACGCCGCCGAGTCGCACCACCGGGCGGCCAAGGCCTGGGCGAACGGCTACTTCAGCGAGGCCGTCGTCCCCGTCAAGGACGTCAACGGCGTGACCGTGTTCGACCACGACGAGCTGATCCGGCCGGACACCTCCGTCGAGGGCCTGGCCGGGCTCAAGCCGAGCTTCGAGGGCATGGGCCGCGACGCCGGCTTCGACGACGTGGCGCTGGAGAAGTACCACTGGGTCGAGCGGATCGACCACGTCCACCACGCCGGCAACTCCTCCGGGATCGTCGACGGCGCCGCGCTGGTCGCGATCGGCACCGAGCAGATCGGGCAGGAGCTGGGCCTCACGCCCCGGGCTCGGATCGTGATGACGGCGGTCTCGGGAGCCGACCCGACGATCATGCTGACCGGCCCCGCGCCGGCCGCGCGCAAGGCGCTGGCCAAGGCCGGCCTCGAGGTCGGCGACATCGACCTGTGGGAGATGAACGAGGCCTTCGCCGCGGTCGCCATGCGCTTCATCAAGGACATGGGGATCACCTCCGAGGTCACCAACGTCAACGGCGGCGCGATCGCGATGGGCCACCCGCTCGGCGCGACCGGGGCGATGCTCCTCGGCACCCTGGTCGACGAGCTCCACCGCCGCGACCTGCGTCGCGGCCTGGCCACCCTCTGCATCGGCGGTGGCATGGGCATCGCCACCATCGTCGAGGTCGTCTGA
- a CDS encoding 3-hydroxyacyl-CoA dehydrogenase NAD-binding domain-containing protein, which translates to MTDTVSTTSTSEETAVRYERDADGIVTLTLDDPTASANTMNELYQRSMQAAVARLYDELAADEHSVTGVVVASAKKTFFAGGNLKLMMAATPDDAASVFAGAEAIKADLRKLEKLPRPVVAAINGAALGGGFEIALACQHRILVDDSAAVVGLPEATLGLLPGGGGVTRVVRMLGLQSGLMDVLLQGTRFKPADALAKGLVDELVATREELVPTAKAWIKANPEASTNPWDRPDYRMPGGTPQSPKLAAFLPAFPALLRKQTKGAVYPAQRAILSAAVEGAGVDVDTASRIESRYLTRLIVGQNFKNMTQAFFFDLQAINAGKFRPEGVEKFSATKVAVLGAGMMGAGIAYSCARAGMQVVLKDVTAEAAARGKAYSEKLNAKGIERGKLTAENSEEMLARITTTADPADLAGCDLVIEAVFEDPSLKHQVFAEIADHVNPDALLCSNTSTLPITELATGVDRPADFIGLHFFSPVDKMPLVEIIRGEQTSDEALAKAYDVVLQIRKTPIVVNDSRGFYTSRVIGTMVNEGLAMLAEGVHPMSLERAATQAGYPVGTLQLSDELNMELMVKIAKAAQDAAEREGTSYVEHPGGAVVAKMIELGRPSRLKGAGFYEYVDGRRQGLWPGLAEAFPPAAEQPPFADVKDRMLFAEALETAKCFEEGVIESSAAANIGSIMGIGFPANTGGAAQFMTGYEAADGRIGLAAFLDRADELAASYGDRFRPTAYLRDLAATGEGFPA; encoded by the coding sequence ATGACCGACACGGTCTCGACAACCTCGACCAGCGAGGAGACTGCCGTGCGCTACGAGCGCGACGCCGACGGGATCGTCACCCTGACCCTCGACGACCCGACGGCCAGCGCCAACACGATGAACGAGCTCTACCAGCGTTCCATGCAGGCCGCGGTCGCCCGGTTGTACGACGAGCTGGCGGCCGACGAGCACAGCGTCACCGGGGTGGTCGTGGCCAGCGCCAAGAAGACCTTCTTCGCCGGAGGCAACCTGAAGCTGATGATGGCCGCGACCCCGGACGACGCGGCGTCGGTCTTCGCCGGGGCCGAGGCGATCAAGGCCGACCTCCGCAAGCTGGAGAAGCTCCCGCGGCCGGTGGTCGCGGCGATCAACGGCGCCGCCCTGGGTGGTGGCTTCGAGATCGCCCTGGCCTGCCAGCACCGGATCCTGGTCGACGACTCCGCGGCCGTGGTCGGCCTGCCCGAGGCGACCCTCGGCCTGCTGCCCGGGGGCGGCGGCGTGACCCGGGTCGTGCGGATGCTCGGCCTCCAGTCGGGGCTGATGGACGTGCTGCTCCAAGGCACCAGGTTCAAGCCCGCCGACGCGCTGGCCAAGGGCCTCGTCGACGAGCTGGTCGCGACTCGCGAGGAGCTGGTCCCGACTGCGAAGGCGTGGATCAAGGCCAACCCCGAGGCGTCGACCAACCCCTGGGACCGCCCGGACTACCGGATGCCCGGTGGCACGCCGCAGTCGCCGAAGCTGGCGGCGTTCCTGCCGGCGTTCCCGGCCCTGCTCCGCAAGCAGACCAAGGGTGCGGTCTACCCCGCGCAGCGCGCGATCCTGTCCGCGGCGGTGGAGGGAGCCGGTGTGGACGTCGACACCGCCAGCCGGATCGAGAGCCGCTACCTGACCCGGCTGATCGTCGGCCAGAACTTCAAGAACATGACGCAGGCCTTCTTCTTCGACCTGCAGGCGATCAACGCCGGGAAGTTCCGCCCGGAGGGTGTCGAGAAGTTCTCGGCCACCAAGGTCGCCGTGCTGGGCGCCGGGATGATGGGCGCCGGCATCGCCTACTCGTGTGCCCGCGCCGGCATGCAGGTCGTGCTCAAGGACGTCACCGCCGAGGCGGCCGCCCGGGGCAAGGCCTACAGCGAGAAGCTCAACGCCAAGGGCATCGAGCGCGGCAAGCTGACCGCGGAGAACTCCGAGGAGATGCTGGCCCGGATCACCACCACCGCCGACCCGGCCGACCTGGCCGGCTGCGACCTGGTGATCGAGGCGGTCTTCGAGGACCCGAGCCTCAAGCACCAGGTCTTCGCCGAGATCGCCGACCACGTGAACCCCGACGCGCTGCTGTGCTCCAACACCTCCACCCTGCCGATCACCGAGCTCGCGACCGGAGTCGACCGCCCCGCGGACTTCATCGGCCTGCACTTCTTCTCGCCGGTCGACAAGATGCCGCTGGTCGAGATCATCCGCGGTGAGCAGACCTCCGACGAGGCGCTGGCCAAGGCCTACGACGTGGTGCTCCAGATCCGCAAGACCCCGATCGTGGTCAACGACAGCCGCGGCTTCTACACCTCGCGGGTGATCGGCACGATGGTCAACGAGGGGCTCGCGATGCTCGCCGAGGGCGTGCACCCGATGTCGCTGGAGCGGGCCGCCACCCAGGCCGGCTACCCGGTCGGCACTCTCCAGCTCTCGGACGAGCTGAACATGGAGTTGATGGTCAAGATCGCGAAGGCGGCCCAGGACGCGGCCGAGCGCGAGGGCACGTCGTACGTCGAGCACCCCGGCGGCGCGGTGGTCGCGAAGATGATCGAGCTGGGCCGCCCGTCGCGGCTCAAGGGCGCCGGCTTCTACGAGTATGTCGACGGCCGGCGGCAGGGCCTCTGGCCGGGTCTGGCCGAGGCGTTCCCGCCCGCGGCCGAGCAGCCGCCGTTCGCCGACGTGAAGGACCGGATGCTCTTCGCCGAGGCCCTCGAGACCGCGAAGTGCTTCGAGGAGGGCGTCATCGAGTCGTCCGCGGCGGCGAACATCGGCTCGATCATGGGGATCGGCTTCCCGGCCAACACCGGCGGCGCCGCCCAGTTCATGACCGGCTACGAGGCGGCCGACGGCCGGATCGGGCTGGCGGCGTTCCTCGACCGGGCCGACGAGCTGGCCGCGTCGTACGGCGACCGGTTCCGGCCGACGGCCTACCTGCGCGACCTGGCGGCGACGGGTGAGGGCTTCCCGGCCTGA
- a CDS encoding HNH endonuclease signature motif containing protein, with amino-acid sequence MNSGLAVTSPTAELHACLDRLATIEPSRLGDEEQARLLLELSRAESRLAGLRLALLAVAEKAQTARRAGAASTGQWAARLVHADGGDTQRQVGLATGLDGHAPTRRALSEGKISPAHAEVIVRADRQLPATVSPEQRSAVERSLLTRAETLSPSSLRRVARRALSAIEPDRAVVDAHEDAILRDEEAEARARTRLSLHDDHDGTVSGRFTVPTLQGHLLRKILETVTAPRRGRLGSLLAQSGAAHGVHTDWDHARGTAFCELLEHLPTDHLHPRTAATVVVTLDDATLRGAVAAAGLDTGDSISSGEARRLACNAGVMPAVLGGRSEVLDLGRLKRLFSPSQRIALGLRFKTCAADGCERPFAWCELHHRRPWSRQGPTDLADAVPLCHFHHQRIHDTGFVHASLPDGSVRFSRRR; translated from the coding sequence ATGAACTCGGGGCTCGCGGTCACCTCACCTACCGCGGAGCTCCATGCCTGCCTCGACAGACTCGCCACCATCGAGCCGAGCCGACTCGGCGATGAAGAGCAGGCACGCTTGCTGCTCGAGCTCAGCCGGGCCGAGTCGCGGCTGGCCGGGCTCAGGCTTGCCCTGCTCGCGGTCGCGGAGAAGGCGCAGACCGCCAGGCGGGCCGGCGCGGCCAGCACCGGTCAGTGGGCGGCCAGGCTCGTGCATGCCGACGGCGGCGACACCCAGCGACAGGTCGGTCTGGCCACCGGTCTCGACGGGCACGCGCCCACCCGGCGAGCTCTCTCCGAGGGCAAGATCTCACCGGCCCACGCCGAGGTGATCGTCCGCGCCGACCGGCAGCTGCCGGCGACGGTCTCGCCGGAGCAGCGCAGCGCGGTCGAGCGCTCGCTCCTGACCCGGGCCGAGACGCTGTCCCCCAGCTCGCTGCGCCGGGTCGCACGGCGGGCCCTGTCCGCGATCGAGCCCGACCGCGCGGTCGTCGATGCCCACGAGGACGCGATCCTGCGCGACGAGGAGGCCGAAGCCCGGGCCCGCACCCGCCTGTCGCTGCACGACGACCACGATGGCACGGTGTCGGGTCGCTTCACCGTCCCGACGCTACAGGGCCACCTGCTGCGCAAGATCCTGGAGACCGTGACCGCGCCACGCCGTGGTCGACTCGGCTCCTTGCTGGCTCAGTCTGGTGCGGCTCATGGAGTCCACACGGACTGGGACCATGCCCGCGGTACGGCGTTCTGCGAGCTGCTCGAGCACCTGCCCACCGACCACCTGCACCCCCGTACCGCGGCGACGGTGGTGGTGACCCTCGACGACGCCACCCTCCGCGGCGCCGTCGCCGCGGCCGGGCTCGACACCGGCGACAGCATCTCCTCCGGCGAGGCCCGGCGCCTGGCCTGTAACGCGGGCGTGATGCCTGCGGTGCTCGGTGGCCGGTCCGAGGTGCTCGACCTGGGCCGGCTCAAGCGGCTCTTCTCCCCGTCCCAGCGCATCGCGCTCGGCCTGCGGTTCAAGACCTGCGCGGCCGACGGGTGCGAGCGACCGTTCGCCTGGTGCGAGCTCCACCACCGACGACCATGGAGTAGGCAGGGGCCGACCGATCTGGCTGACGCGGTGCCGCTGTGCCACTTCCACCACCAGCGCATCCACGACACCGGCTTCGTCCATGCGTCACTGCCCGACGGCAGCGTCCGGTTCTCGCGGCGGAGGTGA
- a CDS encoding DUF2510 domain-containing protein, giving the protein MSTAQAGWYDDGAGKKRWWDGGRWTDDVQQPQPDSGGGSAGVVQQVDAGFVASSQPRPAQSATYVVLQVILKEKFLGTGSGNLTELEKAINAQAALGCRLHTITTASSGSKGLGGGDRIQATLVFERLS; this is encoded by the coding sequence GTGAGCACCGCTCAAGCAGGCTGGTACGACGATGGAGCTGGCAAGAAGCGCTGGTGGGATGGTGGGAGGTGGACCGATGATGTTCAGCAGCCGCAACCTGACTCCGGTGGTGGCTCGGCCGGAGTGGTTCAGCAGGTCGATGCCGGGTTCGTCGCCAGCTCCCAACCGCGTCCGGCGCAGAGCGCGACCTACGTCGTCCTCCAGGTGATCTTGAAGGAGAAGTTCTTAGGGACCGGGTCAGGAAACCTAACGGAGCTGGAGAAGGCGATCAACGCCCAAGCCGCACTCGGCTGCCGGCTACACACCATCACCACTGCGTCCTCGGGCAGCAAGGGCCTGGGTGGCGGTGACCGGATTCAGGCAACGTTGGTCTTCGAGCGGCTCTCCTAG
- a CDS encoding Type 1 glutamine amidotransferase-like domain-containing protein, translated as MKLLLTSGGVRNASIRRALVDLLGKPTADATALCIPTAQWGHPMCGPVSARGFVSGLPPWGGLASLEWRSLGLLELTALPTIERERWVSWVHDADVLLVDGGDATYLCHWMRESGLVDLLPAMTDTVWVGVSAGSMVMTPRIGADFVSWPSAPDDRTLGVVDFSIFPHLDVFPDNTMDEAERWAGEIGVPAYVLDDQSAVVVNDDHVDVVSEGRWRLLLP; from the coding sequence GTGAAGCTCCTGCTCACGTCCGGAGGCGTCAGGAACGCCAGCATCCGTCGAGCGCTGGTCGACCTGTTGGGCAAGCCCACGGCCGACGCGACCGCACTCTGCATCCCCACCGCCCAGTGGGGCCACCCGATGTGCGGACCGGTCTCCGCGCGCGGCTTCGTGAGCGGCCTGCCCCCGTGGGGTGGCCTGGCCTCCCTGGAGTGGAGGTCGCTGGGGCTCCTCGAGCTGACGGCGCTGCCGACGATAGAGAGGGAGCGCTGGGTCTCCTGGGTCCACGACGCCGACGTGCTGCTGGTCGACGGCGGCGATGCGACCTACCTGTGCCACTGGATGCGGGAGTCGGGGCTGGTCGATCTGCTGCCCGCGATGACCGACACGGTCTGGGTGGGGGTCAGCGCCGGCAGCATGGTGATGACGCCCCGGATCGGCGCCGACTTCGTCTCGTGGCCGTCCGCACCGGACGACCGCACCCTCGGCGTCGTCGACTTCTCGATCTTCCCGCACCTCGACGTCTTCCCGGACAACACCATGGACGAGGCCGAGCGCTGGGCCGGCGAGATCGGCGTTCCGGCGTACGTCCTCGACGACCAGTCGGCGGTCGTCGTGAACGACGACCACGTCGACGTCGTCTCCGAGGGCCGCTGGAGGCTGCTCCTGCCCTAG